Within Micromonospora parathelypteridis, the genomic segment AGCTGCGCGCAGAGGGTCTTGTTCGGGGCGAGCACCAGGGTCGGGCGCTGCAGCCGCTCGATCAACCACGCCGTGGTGGCGCTCTTGCCGGTGCCGGTCGCGCCGAGCAGCACCGTGTTGCGGTCGCCGCGCCGAACCCGACGCTCAAGGTCATCGATGGCTGCGGGTTGGTCACCGGCCGGCTGGAAATCACTGACGACCTGGAAGCGGCTGTCGAGCCGGGGAATGTCGAGCGCCATGCCAACAACGGTACGCCGGAGGTCCGACAGGAACGGCCGTCACGCCAGGTACGTGATCGGCTTCAATATTCCCATTGTGTGGCACATGTCACCGGGACTACCCTCTCCATGTAGGCCGCTCGCGGCGGCCGACCGGGCCGGTGGCCAGGCCGTCATCACGGCCGGCCGCCCCCGGCACTGCGGTCGCAGCACCCGGCTCGTCCGGCGTGCGCACCCGTGTGGTCGCGCTCGAGGCGCAGACCGGCCGCCGCGAGCGCCCCTGCTCGTCACCCCGGTGCCTCCCCGCCCGTTTCATCTCCGTGGACACCTCTGCGACCCCGTCGCCCGACGCCACCGCCCCCAGGGGCACGCCGCCCGCCGCCGAGCCGCCCGGTGCCACGCCCTCCGGCATCAAACCCTCCGGTGCCACCCCCTCCGAGGCCAAGCCCTCCGGTGCCAAGCCCTCCGGTGCCAAGCGCTCCGGCAACACACCGCCCGGCACCACGCCATCCGGTACTAAGCCGCCCGGTGCTGAGCCGTCGAGCGCCAAGCCATCCGGTGTCAAGCCGTCGGGCGGTGGAGGTGCGGGACTTCCCGGCGGCGGGAGTGTCGAGCTGCGGGGTCCCGGTGCCGGAACTGTCCGGCCGGGGCGTGGCACCGGGCGTCACCGCACCGGCTCGGCCGGCGCGTCCGCAGCTATCCGGACCATCGGGATCGGGTCCACCACCGGCCGACCCGCCGCCGAGCGACCGGCCGACAACGACCGACCACCCGACAACGATCGGCCCCCCGGCCGCCGAACCGCCGCAGGCCACCGATCCGCCGCCGGCCGGGGACCCGCGAACACCCCGACCACCACCAGCCCCGACGGCACCGCCGACGCGGCCGACGCCGCTGGTCCGCGCCAGGCCAGCCGCCGCAGACGTACCGTGCTGATGTTGCTCGGTCTGACCGCGGTGACGTCCGCGACGGCGTTGGTTCTCGGGCTGTTGAGCTGGGCGCCCGAACCTCCCGAGCCGGCCCGGCCGCTGACCCTCGCGGAGGGCGAGCGGTTGGCCGCCGTGCGGGTCACCAACCTGCGGGACCTCCGCGCCGGGGTCCGCGTCACCGCCGGCACCGACGCAGCCCGGATCGAGCTGGTGGGCTGGGTGGACTGGTCGCGGTCACTGCTCTACCTCGACGTGGGCGGGCCGGGTGCGGGTGCCGAGCGCGGGCTGTTGCAGAGAGCCGGCCCGGTGCTGGTGATCCGGCCCGACCCGGCGGCGGTGCCCACCCCCGCCGCACCCCCACTGATGCCTCCGACGGACCGTTGGCGGCTGCACCGCCTGGCACCGGGATCGACGCTGGCACCGGTACTCGACCTGCTCCTCGGGCTCGCCGCCGACCGGCCGGACCCGACCCAGACGGTGCCGGGCAGCGGCGCACGCTGGATCGCCAGGGACACCGTGGCGGGCGGCCCGGTGGACGTTCTCCAGGCGCCGCTGCCCACCGGGACACCAGTCGCCGCCAGCACCACACCGGGCAGCACCACGGGTAGCACCGCACCGGGTAGCACCGCACCGGGCAGCGGGTCGGCGGGCACCGACCAGGACGGACGGAGCCGGTACTGGCTCGACCAGGACGCCCGCCTGCACAAGCTGGTGACCCAGCTGCCCGGCGTCGGCCCGGTCACGGTGATTCTCAACCGGGTGGACCGGCCGACACTCCGGCCGGTGGATGCCCTCGGTGGCCGGCCCGGTCTGCCCCGCGCACTGACCGACGCCGAGCAGCGTCGGCTGGACCGGCTGCCCGCTCGGCTACGCGCCCAGGGCGGTGCCACGGTCACGCTGACCGCGCCGACGGGCACGGACACGAACCTGCGGGGGGCCGGCTGGTTGAGCTGGACCGCGCGTACCGCGTACCTCTCGGTTGCCGATCTGGGCGTGCCGGATCGGCGGACCCTGCTGCGCCGCGACACCGCCGGGCTGGCCCGGGCGGACCTGCCGGCCGCTGCCGCCGGCGGCGGCACGGCGGAGGTGCCGGGCCGGCCACCGCTGCCACCCCCGGCCGGGGCGTGGCGGGTCTCCCGATCCGGCGGGGACGACCTGAACCTGCTGGTCGACGCCGCGCTGGCCGCCGGGTCGGTCGGGCAACCCGGTGCGGCCGTGCGGGTACGCGAGGACGTCACCACCGGACGGACCGTGGACGTCGTCGAGGTGGGCCCGGTCGGCGCGCGACTGCGCTACTGGATCGACCGCGACGGGTCGCTACGGCGGCTGGAGCTGCGCACCGACGCCAACACCTGGGCTCAACTGGATCTCCACGCCGCGGTGGTGCCCCGACTGGCCCCGGTGCCCCGTCCGGCCCCGAACCCCCGGCCCACCTCGGCTCGGCCCACCACCGCGCGGCCCGGCACCCGCTGACCGTGGCTCTCAGGGCCGCCAGTCGGTCTGCGCGGCCCACTGCTCGGCCCGCAGGTACTCCTCGTCGAACCACGGGTCGCCGGCCGTGCCGGAGTCGCTGGCCGGTGCCGAGTCGACCAGGTCCCGCTTGAGCTGCAGGTACGCGGCCCGCTGATCCGGGTCGGCACGAAGGTGGTCGCGCATCAGCAGCGCGTACCGCCAGCCTGGCGAGCCCGCGACGCGCACGTGCAGCCGGACCGGGCGGGCCGGGTCCGCGCTGCCGTGCAGCCGCTTCTCCCACCGAGCAGTGCCGGCCGGGCGCGGATCGTCCCACCACTGCCCCGGTACCCGTGGGAACCCGGCGTTCGCCAGCCGGTCGGCCAGCGCCCCGTCGGCGTCGACGAGGCTGGGCACGGCCACCTGCACGTCGATGACGTCCTGGGCGGCGAGCCCGGGCACCGCGGTCGAGCCGATGTGGTCGATCCGCAGGGCGTCCGAGCCGAGCGTGTGCCGGATCCGGGCGGCGAGCCGCGCGTACTGCTCGGGCCAACTCGCGTCGGTCTCGGCCAGGTCGACCCGGCCCGGCGGGACCACCCGCCGCTCGCGCACATTGTCCTCGTAGGGCACCAGCCGCTGCCGCCACAGCGCGTCGACGGCGTCGTCCAACGCCGCCAGACTCCCGTCGTTGCTGAGCACCACATCCGCAGCCGCACGGCGACGCGCGTCGTCGGTCTGGGCGGCGATCCGCCGCTCGGCCTCCGCGCGACCCATCCCCCGGTCGCGCGCCAGCCGTTCCAGTCGGGTCGTCACGGCCGTCTCCACCACGATCACCAGGTGGTACGTGGGCGCGAGCCCAACCTCGACAAGCAGCGGTACGTCGTTGACGACGATCGCGTCGGGTGCCGCCGCGGCGGCCAACTCCGCCGTGCGAGCCCGCACCCGGGGGTGGGTGATCGTCTCCAGTCGACGGCGGGCGGCTTCGTCGGCGAACACCACCGCGCCCAGTGCGGCACGGTCCAGTGCGCCATCGGCATCCAGCACCGCGTCGGAGAAGGCGGCAACGATCTCGGCCAGCCCCTCCGTACCCGGGGCGACGACCTCCCGGGCCACCCGGTCGGCGTCGATGAGCACCGCACCCCGTTCCACGAGCCGCGCGGCCACCGCGCTCTTGCCCGACCCGATCCCGCCGGTCAACCCCACCCTCAGCACCCGACCAGTCAACCGGATCACCGGCCAAGCCGCCAAACCCACCGCGCTGGTGCTCACCAGGCCGGCAACCGGCCCACCAAGCCCGACCCGAGCCCGACCCGGCCCGAGCCCGGCCCGAGCCCGGCCCGAGCCCGGGATGGCCGAATACCGCTCAGCCCAGCAAGATCGTGCTCGATCCTGGTTCTAGTGGTGTCCTGGTCGCCTGGTGGCCCCTACATCCAGGATCGAGCACGATCTTGCGCGCCGGCGGGGTGGCCGGACAGTGCCGAAGCCGCGCGGGGCACGGCGAGGTCTGCCTCATACATCGCAAAGCGCTCCCGGACACCGCGAGGTGCGCCCGGGCACGGCGAAGGCCCCGCCCCCAGCGATCCGGAGATCGCGGGGACGGGGCCTGTCGTCGTTCAGTCGTTCAGCGGGTCACTTACCGCCGGCGAGCTTCTCCCGCAGTGCGGCGAGCGCCTCGTCGGTGGCCAGCGTGCCGGCCGGCTCCTCGGCCTGCCGGCTCGGGGCCGGGCTGGACGAAGAGGTGGTGCCACCGCCGCCTGCGCCGCCAGCGGCCGGAACGGCCGGAGTCGGGTTGGCGGCAGCCTCGGCGTCGGCGGCCCGAGAGGTCTGCACCTGCTTGGTGTGGGCCTCCCAGCGCAGACGAGCCTCGGCGTACTGGTTCTCCCAGGTCTCGCGCTGCTTGTCGTACCCCTCGAGCCACTCGCCCGTCTCCGGGTCGAAGCCCTCCGGGTAGATGTAGTTGCCCTCGGTGTCGTACGTCGCGGCCATGCCGTAGAG encodes:
- the coaE gene encoding dephospho-CoA kinase, with protein sequence MLRVGLTGGIGSGKSAVAARLVERGAVLIDADRVAREVVAPGTEGLAEIVAAFSDAVLDADGALDRAALGAVVFADEAARRRLETITHPRVRARTAELAAAAAPDAIVVNDVPLLVEVGLAPTYHLVIVVETAVTTRLERLARDRGMGRAEAERRIAAQTDDARRRAAADVVLSNDGSLAALDDAVDALWRQRLVPYEDNVRERRVVPPGRVDLAETDASWPEQYARLAARIRHTLGSDALRIDHIGSTAVPGLAAQDVIDVQVAVPSLVDADGALADRLANAGFPRVPGQWWDDPRPAGTARWEKRLHGSADPARPVRLHVRVAGSPGWRYALLMRDHLRADPDQRAAYLQLKRDLVDSAPASDSGTAGDPWFDEEYLRAEQWAAQTDWRP